In Clostridium sporogenes, one genomic interval encodes:
- a CDS encoding ABC transporter ATP-binding protein, which translates to MKIFTNITAGHPEKLVKPVIYTILANIIGMLPFGFAIGAIQIIFQPFVTPRVPLDIGKLWIVVGGLVLSMVIIFLAEIPAYRHAYRDAYMTAAEGRANLAEHMRKLPLGYLFCKDAGMLGNMMMGDFTMVENGMSHVVPKLMGALVTPVLAFIGLAFMDWRMSLSMFAAMPVALLIIIGTSKLQKVLGSELTEAKVDASNRLQEYLTGIRVIKSCNMTGEHFQHLEDSFYNLMKKSMKMEGLLQSIVLTVTPLLRAGLTVMVYVGSYLLMGGTLTIMTLATFLVIGTRIFEPLSEAIVNLAELRYDAQAGERIIKFMEEPVMSGEKNQPLSNDIELQHVDFSYDNVKVLKDVSIKMKEGTLTALVGPSGSGKSTVLKLVARFYDPQQGKVLLGKENMKGMDPESLLKRISMVFQDVYLFQDTIGNNIRFGREDATQKEVEEAAKKACCHDFIMKLPQGYDTPVGEGGCTLSGGEKQRVSIARAMLKDAPVVLLDEATASLDPENEMDVQKAINQLIKGRTVIVIAHKLKTIRSADNIIVLDDGKVVEKGKHEELIKLKGLYARLWKLQQVSED; encoded by the coding sequence ATGAAAATTTTCACAAATATTACAGCAGGACATCCAGAAAAACTTGTAAAACCTGTTATTTATACAATTTTAGCAAATATCATAGGTATGTTGCCTTTCGGCTTTGCAATAGGCGCTATTCAAATAATTTTTCAGCCCTTTGTAACGCCAAGAGTACCTCTTGATATAGGAAAGTTATGGATAGTTGTAGGAGGCCTTGTTTTATCCATGGTAATTATATTTTTAGCAGAAATCCCTGCTTATAGACATGCCTATAGGGACGCATACATGACAGCTGCTGAGGGGAGAGCAAATCTTGCAGAGCATATGAGGAAGTTACCACTAGGCTATCTATTTTGTAAGGATGCTGGAATGCTTGGAAACATGATGATGGGCGATTTTACTATGGTAGAGAATGGTATGAGTCATGTTGTTCCAAAATTAATGGGTGCCTTAGTGACACCAGTATTAGCTTTTATAGGCCTTGCTTTTATGGATTGGCGTATGTCCCTTTCTATGTTTGCTGCAATGCCAGTAGCATTGCTTATTATCATAGGTACTTCCAAATTGCAGAAAGTATTGGGTAGTGAATTAACAGAGGCAAAGGTAGATGCATCTAATCGTCTACAGGAGTATTTAACAGGTATTCGTGTCATTAAGTCCTGTAACATGACGGGAGAACATTTTCAGCATCTAGAGGATTCTTTTTACAACTTAATGAAGAAGAGTATGAAAATGGAGGGGCTTTTGCAATCTATTGTGTTAACAGTAACTCCTTTACTTAGGGCAGGACTTACAGTGATGGTTTACGTAGGTAGTTATCTTTTAATGGGAGGCACTCTTACTATTATGACATTAGCAACATTTTTAGTTATAGGTACAAGAATATTTGAACCTCTTTCCGAAGCTATTGTAAACTTAGCGGAGCTTCGATATGATGCTCAAGCTGGTGAGAGAATTATAAAATTTATGGAAGAACCCGTTATGTCAGGAGAAAAAAATCAACCACTTTCCAATGATATTGAGTTACAGCATGTTGATTTTAGTTATGATAATGTAAAGGTACTAAAGGATGTATCAATTAAGATGAAAGAGGGTACATTAACAGCTTTAGTAGGACCCTCTGGTAGTGGAAAAAGTACTGTGTTAAAATTGGTTGCTAGATTCTATGATCCACAACAGGGAAAAGTACTTTTGGGTAAAGAGAATATGAAAGGTATGGATCCAGAAAGTTTACTTAAAAGGATTTCCATGGTCTTTCAGGATGTATACTTGTTTCAGGATACCATAGGAAATAATATTCGCTTTGGTCGCGAGGATGCAACTCAAAAAGAAGTAGAAGAGGCTGCAAAAAAAGCTTGTTGCCACGATTTCATCATGAAGTTACCACAGGGGTATGATACCCCAGTTGGAGAGGGGGGCTGTACTTTATCCGGTGGTGAAAAGCAGCGCGTTTCTATTGCAAGAGCCATGCTTAAAGATGCCCCGGTAGTATTGCTAGATGAAGCCACTGCATCTTTAGATCCGGAAAATGAAATGGATGTACAAAAGGCTATAAATCAATTAATTAAAGGAAGAACTGTAATTGTTATTGCTCATAAATTAAAGACTATACGCTCTGCAGATAACATTATTGTATTAGATGATGGCAAGGTAGTAGAGAAGGGGAAACATGAAGAACTAATTAAGCTAAAGGGACTTTATGCTCGGTTGTGGAAACTTCAGCAGGTATCTGAAGATTAA
- a CDS encoding ATP-binding protein: MEKQQILEISRFLSGYLTMLFLYTIKYYFYKNFLGFKSKVWHFTLCALLVTVIDFYMIKSMSLLWSIIVNNIIWLLIIYFLCNGNFLIKFYAVILEEAALLLINLTFLTFDFTILPVIHNINVSLNKHIIISFMTNIINDLIRYTILFVFLKNICKFLNLKEKSIKLYESLFLLIPCLSIYSLGLIFYIIQPIDIDNKRYYLPYIFPKIYYTLPFISFALLVSLLIMAYTFKKMLEGQLEEKKNLLMEQQFKLQLTHSNNIEMLYKGIRGIIHDMNNHVSCLKNLAATNNIEDIKKYLININETISKLDFKIKTGNSISDAVINQKYNIAKANEIKFICDFLLPKETLLEPVDLCVILSNALDNALEACMRITDSNILKKICIKSYIKNIYLIIEVSNSTTDKIQYVENKLISTKTDKANHGIGISNIKTVAKKYNGIVDILEEKHKFIINIMLKIK, translated from the coding sequence ATGGAAAAACAACAAATATTAGAGATTTCTCGATTTTTATCAGGATATTTAACAATGCTTTTTCTATATACAATCAAATACTATTTCTATAAAAATTTTTTAGGATTTAAAAGTAAAGTTTGGCATTTTACTTTATGTGCATTATTAGTAACAGTTATTGATTTTTATATGATCAAATCAATGTCCCTACTATGGAGTATAATTGTAAATAATATAATTTGGCTACTAATTATATATTTTTTATGTAATGGTAATTTCCTAATAAAATTTTATGCTGTTATTCTTGAAGAAGCAGCATTGCTACTTATTAACCTAACTTTTTTAACCTTTGATTTTACAATTTTGCCTGTTATTCATAACATTAATGTATCTCTTAATAAACATATAATTATTAGTTTTATGACCAACATTATTAATGATCTTATACGTTATACTATATTGTTTGTATTTTTAAAAAACATTTGTAAATTTCTAAATTTAAAAGAGAAATCAATAAAATTATATGAAAGCTTATTTTTACTGATTCCTTGTTTATCAATTTATAGTTTAGGACTTATTTTTTATATCATTCAGCCTATTGATATTGATAATAAAAGATACTATTTACCTTATATTTTTCCTAAAATTTATTATACTCTCCCCTTTATAAGTTTTGCTTTATTAGTATCATTATTAATTATGGCCTATACCTTTAAAAAAATGCTTGAAGGCCAATTAGAAGAGAAAAAAAACCTTCTCATGGAACAACAATTTAAGCTACAGCTTACTCATAGCAACAACATAGAAATGCTTTATAAAGGGATACGGGGCATAATCCACGATATGAATAATCATGTTTCCTGTTTAAAAAATTTAGCTGCTACTAATAACATTGAAGATATAAAAAAGTATCTTATAAATATTAATGAAACCATAAGCAAACTTGATTTTAAAATAAAAACAGGTAATTCTATATCTGATGCAGTTATAAATCAAAAGTATAACATTGCTAAGGCTAATGAAATAAAGTTTATATGTGATTTTCTATTACCCAAAGAAACCTTATTAGAGCCTGTAGATTTATGTGTTATTTTAAGTAATGCATTAGACAATGCCCTTGAAGCTTGTATGAGAATTACAGATAGTAATATTCTAAAGAAAATATGTATAAAATCTTACATAAAAAATATATATCTAATAATTGAAGTTTCTAACAGTACTACAGATAAAATTCAATATGTTGAAAATAAACTTATCAGCACAAAAACTGATAAAGCTAATCATGGTATAGGAATTTCTAACATAAAAACTGTTGCAAAAAAATATAATGGCATAGTTGATATACTAGAAGAAAAACATAAATTTATTATTAATATTATGCTTAAAATAAAATAA
- a CDS encoding LytR/AlgR family response regulator transcription factor, whose protein sequence is MLKLAICDDEKYQREEIVGIIVEALRLKNKQYKIFQFDNGEDLISSTNDFDIYFLDIKMDKLTGLEVAKKIRLINKEAIIIFITGLKDYVFDAFDVNAFHYILKPIDENKLKDVLYSALFQFDKKDEFIIAKTISQATKIFLKDIMYIESQHRKLRIHTKNNIIEYYHKISDIEKELYGCNFFRCHKSYIVNLKYVESYDNVFITLINSEKIYVSRYRLDDFSKAFMYYLKNEVQ, encoded by the coding sequence ATGCTAAAGTTAGCTATTTGTGATGATGAAAAATATCAAAGAGAAGAAATAGTAGGTATTATTGTTGAAGCTTTACGTTTAAAAAATAAACAGTATAAAATATTTCAGTTTGATAATGGAGAAGATTTGATATCCTCAACGAATGACTTTGATATATATTTTTTAGATATAAAAATGGATAAATTAACAGGTCTAGAAGTTGCAAAAAAAATTAGACTTATAAATAAAGAAGCAATTATTATATTTATAACAGGACTTAAAGATTATGTTTTCGATGCATTTGACGTAAATGCTTTTCACTACATCTTAAAACCCATCGATGAAAATAAACTTAAAGATGTTTTATATTCAGCTTTATTTCAGTTTGATAAAAAAGATGAGTTTATTATTGCTAAAACAATTAGCCAAGCTACTAAAATTTTTCTTAAAGATATAATGTATATAGAATCACAACATAGAAAGTTAAGAATCCATACTAAAAACAACATTATTGAATATTACCATAAAATATCTGATATTGAAAAAGAACTTTATGGATGTAATTTTTTTAGATGTCATAAAAGTTATATTGTAAATTTAAAGTATGTTGAAAGCTATGATAATGTATTTATAACCCTAATAAACTCTGAAAAAATATATGTTTCAAGATATAGACTAGATGATTTTTCAAAAGCCTTTATGTATTATTTAAAAAATGAGGTTCAGTAA